The sequence below is a genomic window from Polyangiaceae bacterium.
GAGCGTCCGCTGACGTCCGGAGACGCCGGGGACCAGCTGATCTTGCCGCTCGTCGGCTTGCTCTGGCGCGGTTCCAACGGCCTCACCGCGGCGCTGTCACTGGACTCCTTTGGTGAGCATACCTTCGGGGAGCGGGGGTGCCTGGAGTTTGCGTTGTCGCTGCGCCATGAGAGCGAGCACTTCAGCGGCTCCCGGGACGGCAACGAGGGTCGCTACGCCGACGTACCGAACATCGACAACTTTGTCATGCCAGACGTTGCCGTGAGGATACCGTTGGGAGACTTCAACTTCGAGGCGCGTGCTCAGTTGAAGTACTTCTTCGGGAGGCAATACGAGCGCTCCTACAGCGTCGGTCCAGGCTTTGATTTGATCTTGCACTGGCTGCTGAGCGACGGCCTGCAGCCTTTCAACTCGACGTTTGGGGAGTACCTCTTCGGGACCGAATTGAGCTTCGAAGACGAACGCGTGCGTACCCCGGATAACTACCTGTTGCGGAACCTCACGGGACTGATCTTTCCCGGCAAATGGGGCGAGGTGCAGGTCTTCAACTCCCTCGCCTTAGGTCACGGAAAGGGGCTCCTCGCGTTTCGGCGCGAAGCGCTCTGGGGGTTTGGTGTACGCGTCGTTCCGTTCGAGTGAGCGGCGGGTGTACGGACACTAGCCGTACACTTTTCCTTGGCTAAGTACTGGATAGTACTAGCGGTTGTCCGGGTCACAGTGTCCGGCCCAGCTGGCCGAACACCTGCTTCCCGAGCGAAGTGCCCTACTTCTGAGCTGGCATCGCGCTTGCGTTGGTAGGCGCGTATGCGACTTCTGGCTCCCTCTTCGACACGTAGCTCGCGCTGGCTTGCCACCCTCCTCGCTCTGGCTTGCAGCGCTGCGTTCGCGACTTCCGCCTGCGGCGGTGACGGCGCTGAATCGTCCGGCGGAGGCCGGACTCTGGGCGGTGATGGCGGAACGGCTGGCACCGGTGGTTCATCCAGCGGCGGTACGGATCAGGGCGGCAGCGGCGGCATCATCGACGTGCCCCAGGTGGTGGGCCTCGAGCTCGATCCTCCGGCGATCCAAATCGACGTGCTCAACGGTGTGTCGACCCCCGTGGCGGTCACGGCTCGCCTCGTCAAGGACGACGGCAGCAAAGAAGACGTGGTGCCCACTGGCTGGGCGCTGTCCCGAGGTGGCATCGCAGACTTCGATAGCGCCACGAACGAGGTCAGCGCGGTCGGGGATCTCGGGGGAGAGGTGACCCTCACGGCGGCGTCAGGCAGCCTCACGGCGACGAGCCAAATCAAGGTGCGCTTGACCCTCACGGATACGGCACCAGAGGTGACGCCTTCAGACATCGCGGCCTTGGATGGTGCCGTCAATCCGGACCCCACCGCGAGCTGGCTCTACCCCTACGACTCGACGGTATTTCCGCAAGGATTACTGCCTCCGCGCCTGATGTGGAATGGCTTTGCCGGTGGCGACAAGATGCGCGTCTCCGTACGCTCCACCTACGCAGACTACACGCGCTACTTCGTTGCGACCGAGGGCGCTCACGACTTCGACAACGCCGCCTGGACCCAGCTGACTGAGTCGAGTGACGGCACTCCCGTCCAGATCACTGTTTCGCGGATGGACGCCGGCGGTGGCGTCGGCAAGGTGATGGAGCAGAGCTGGCGTTTCGCGACAGGCAGCTTGCGCGGCTCGGTCTACTACTGGGCCAACTCTCCCGGCCGCGTGCTGCGCATCAGCCCCGGAGCGGGCGCGCCAGAAGACTTCTTGGCTCAGGCGGGCGTCACCGACGGGTGCACGACGTGCCACACCGTGAGCGCCAATGGCAACACGCTGGTGCTCGGCAACGGCAAGGCGCAGTCTGCCACTGACTCGGACTCCAGCGTGTTCGATCTCCAGGCCGGATCGGTCACCGCGACGGCGCGCGGACGCGGCTGGGCGATGAGCGCTCTCACCCCCAACGGCCAGTACGCCGTGATGAACTCCGGGTTGCCTGAGTGGCGTTGGGTCGGTAACGACTTGCCCGGGGTGTACGATGTAGCCACTGGTGCCGCGGTCCCTGGTACCGCACTCGACGGTCGCGTCGTCGGGCTCCCCGCCTTCGCTCCCGACGGCAGTTCACTGCTGTTCATCGACCCGAGCACTCGGGATCTGCATGCGATGGACGCGACACTCGGAGCTGGCGTTCCGGCGTTTGCCAACGAACGCAAGGTCGCCCTCGCGGCCAGCGGCGCGACGATTGCGTACCCAAGCGTTAGCCCCAACGGCAAGTGGGCCGTGTTCCACCGCGGTCCCTACGACACGCGAAGCGGAGCCGCAGATCTCTCTATCGCTGCGGTCGACGGTACCCAGGTGGAAATTCCCCTCGATCGCCTGAACGGCACCACCTATCCGTTTGGAGCCGGGGATCGCGATCGCCACTTGAACTACGAGCCCACCTTCGCGCCGGTGGCATCGGGTGGGTACTTCTGGGTCGTGTTCACTTCTCGACGGACGTTGGGGAACCGTCTGCTCGGTAGCGCAGCCGAGGTCAAGCAGCTCTGGGTGGCGGCGATCGACATGAATCCCACGGCTGGTACTGACCCGAGCCACTCGGCCTTCTGGGTGCCGGGACAAGACATCAACCAGCCCAATATGCGCGGCTTCTGGGCCCTGGATCCGTGCCGTCAGGATGGTGAGGGCTGCAGTGTTGGCAGCGATTGTTGCACCGGTTCGTGCATCGACGATCCGAACGGCAGCGGAAGTCTGGTGTGCGGAAACCCGGGCAACCAGACCTGTGCTCCCGAGGGCGGGCACTGCGAAGTCAGCTCTGACTGCTGTCAGGGCGAGTGCGTGAACAGCTTCTGCTCCCAGGCACCGCCGAAGTGAGCTCGTGCGTCGGTACTACTTTTCCGGACGGAATGTTTCCGGGTTGATGCCGAAGCGATTGAAGAGCTCGTAGAGCCGGGCCCGCCGCATGTTCAAGCGGCGGGCCGCTTCTGCGACGTTTCCACCGCACAACTCGAGCGCCGTGACCAGGCGCTCCTTCTGAAGCGACTCGACGTCGACGCGCGAAGGCTTCAAGTGAACTCCGCTCTGGGGCGGAACGAGGGGTGGCTCGCTATGAGCGCTCCAAGCAGGTCGGGACGGAGGAGCGTCGAGGTCCAGCAGATCCTCTGGGCGCACCTCGCTGCGGCCTGCGGCTCGCGCTGCAAGACCCGACGCGCGAACGGTGTTGCGTAGCTCGCGGGCGTTGCCTGGCCAGGATCGCGCTAGCAGGCCCTCCACTGCGCCCGCGGTGAGGCGAATCGCAGCATCCGGTTGCAGGCCGTCGAGGAAGTGGCAGGCGAGCGCCGGGATATCGTAGCGCCGCTCGCGGAGCGGCGGCAAGCGCAGCCGCAGCGTTGCGAGGCGATGGTATAGATCCTCACGGAACGAACCGTCGGTGCACATGCGCTGCAGGTCGCGGTTCGTGGCCGCAAGCACCCGCACGTCGACTGGTTCGGCGCGGTCTTGTCCCACCGGGCGCACTGCGTGCTCTTCGAGCACACGGAGCAGCTTGCTCTGGGCGGCGAGCGGCAGGTCGCCAATCTCGTCCAGGAGCAACGTTCCGCCATCGGCGCTCCGGAACAAGCCTTGGCGGCTGTCTTTGCTGCCAGAGAACGCGCCCCTGACGTGGCCGAATAGCTCCGATTCGATCAGCTCGGCGGGCAACGCGGCGCAGTTGACCGCCACGAACGGCCCCTGACGTTGACTCAGAACATGAAGCTCGTGAGCCATGCGCTCCTTGCCGGTGCCGGTCTCACCCTCCAAGAGCGCGGCTTCGGAGGCTGCGAGCGCGCCGCTCAGGGGATCGACCAGGCGCCGGAGCCACGGACCCCCTAGCAGGGTGAGCCCGTGCCCCGGCTGCTGGAAGGCCTGAACGTCGTCGGTCACGTAGAGCAACGTGTTGCCCATGCGCAGAATGCTGTCGAAGGGGACAAGTAATTCCGTGCGGATACTCACGTAGTGAAGCGTGGTGGCAGAGTGAAGCGTGCCGGTCTCGGGGCGTGCTAACAAGGCGCCGGTACCGTTGTGACTTCCCTGGTCGCGCACCAGGAGCCCGCCGCCAGCGGGCTCGACGATCGCGTGTAGTCGGGAGACGTGCTGGTCGGGGAGGCAAAAGTCCGTCGAGGCCTCGCGTCCGATGCGCACCGGCTCTTCGACTGCGCGGGGCGCCGGCCCGCTGGACGGCACGAGATCGACGCGGCGCCCTTCAGTGAACAGGAGCACCAAGCCAGGAAGTGGCCTGTACAAATCGCGCCCGTCACTCGACCGCGCGATGCTCAGGGTGGCTGTGACTTCTCCGCCGCTCATTCGTCGATGCTCCAGTGAAGTCGAAAGGCTCGGAGTCAACAAGGGGGCCGCAGCAGGGAAAGCCACCAACGCTGGCCGCAGCGCCGGGGTGCGAACCGACAGGCTGCCGCCGGCAGGTGCGAACAAAGAACAGTCTCTTCGCCCACATGGGACCGTCCCGCACTCTCGCGACCGCCCGCGAACAGCCTACGGGCCTGCTTGCCAAGCCCACTTCGCCGCTTTAGACCTCTGCTCGACGCCAGGCGACCGAACAGGTTTGCGGCGGCGGACTTCCGCACTATGTTGTGCGTCCGCTGGGCGTCGTGGCAGGCGGCCACGCCGACTACGCAGAGGAAAGACGAGAGATCATGGCATCAGAGAACGTGAAGGAGTTCAACGACCTCAACTTTGACGAAGAGGTCATCAAGAGCGATGGCGCCGTCCTGGTCGACTTCAGCGCGACCTGGTGCGGCCCCTGCAAGATGTTGAACCCCATCGTCGAACAGGTCGCCGAGGAGCTAAAGGGCAGCCTGAAGGTCGGCAAGGTGGACATCGACGAGTCCCCGGTCACGGCTTCGAAGT
It includes:
- a CDS encoding sigma 54-interacting transcriptional regulator, which encodes MSGGEVTATLSIARSSDGRDLYRPLPGLVLLFTEGRRVDLVPSSGPAPRAVEEPVRIGREASTDFCLPDQHVSRLHAIVEPAGGGLLVRDQGSHNGTGALLARPETGTLHSATTLHYVSIRTELLVPFDSILRMGNTLLYVTDDVQAFQQPGHGLTLLGGPWLRRLVDPLSGALAASEAALLEGETGTGKERMAHELHVLSQRQGPFVAVNCAALPAELIESELFGHVRGAFSGSKDSRQGLFRSADGGTLLLDEIGDLPLAAQSKLLRVLEEHAVRPVGQDRAEPVDVRVLAATNRDLQRMCTDGSFREDLYHRLATLRLRLPPLRERRYDIPALACHFLDGLQPDAAIRLTAGAVEGLLARSWPGNARELRNTVRASGLAARAAGRSEVRPEDLLDLDAPPSRPAWSAHSEPPLVPPQSGVHLKPSRVDVESLQKERLVTALELCGGNVAEAARRLNMRRARLYELFNRFGINPETFRPEK
- the trxA gene encoding thioredoxin; translated protein: MASENVKEFNDLNFDEEVIKSDGAVLVDFSATWCGPCKMLNPIVEQVAEELKGSLKVGKVDIDESPVTASKYAIRSVPTLMLFKNGERTATHTGAVPKAALLKFINGG